A part of Olleya sp. Bg11-27 genomic DNA contains:
- a CDS encoding LytR/AlgR family response regulator transcription factor, whose amino-acid sequence MSAPTAILIDDEISNLKGLEQKIGKLFPELVILNTFQKPEDAISALQNNQPDIVFLDIEMPRINGFDLLAQLNVIDFQIIFVTAYSEYAIEAFKQNAIDYVLKPIDDADLIVAVKKAISVIKTKVDIDSNHKLVNLLSSTLSNNNKIIVPTAKGMSFIPQEEVMHLEGYEGYTKIHLINDTTITSSYNLGRFEKLLNATFFKCHKSHIINLEKVRHFENEGYVVLDNEYRVPISKTNKKAFLGLFK is encoded by the coding sequence ATGAGCGCACCTACTGCTATATTAATTGATGATGAAATTTCTAACCTTAAAGGCTTAGAGCAAAAAATAGGGAAATTATTTCCAGAACTTGTTATTCTGAATACCTTTCAGAAGCCAGAAGATGCTATAAGTGCATTGCAAAACAATCAACCAGACATCGTGTTTTTAGATATTGAAATGCCTAGAATTAATGGGTTTGATTTATTAGCGCAATTAAACGTTATTGATTTTCAAATTATTTTTGTGACAGCATATAGCGAGTACGCTATTGAGGCTTTTAAACAAAACGCAATAGATTATGTGTTAAAACCCATTGATGATGCAGATTTAATTGTAGCGGTAAAAAAAGCCATTTCAGTTATAAAAACAAAAGTGGACATAGATAGCAATCATAAATTGGTAAACTTATTATCTAGTACACTATCTAACAATAACAAAATTATAGTGCCAACAGCTAAGGGGATGTCTTTTATTCCTCAGGAAGAAGTGATGCATTTAGAAGGGTATGAGGGGTATACTAAAATTCATTTAATAAATGATACAACAATAACCAGTTCTTATAATCTAGGACGATTTGAAAAGTTACTTAACGCCACATTCTTTAAGTGTCATAAATCACATATTATTAATTTAGAAAAGGTAAGACATTTTGAAAATGAAGGTTATGTCGTTTTAGATAATGAGTATCGTGTGCCTATTTCTAAAACCAATAAAAAGGCTTTTTTGGGGTTATTTAAATAA